From a single Methanofollis sp. W23 genomic region:
- a CDS encoding nucleotide-binding protein: MEIGKVNVRISALPLAVFVFFLLVVIASVVITGDNSILLWAVPSLVLLLIIPAALNYMSQNQYIDLVPVYEREAKNYSVRMINESLLNKPVRIKGVVERASFKFLNRPQFTVADRTGAISAKMFTSPQEDINKDDVVEVLGMVIRRFVVAGEPVINCVSIRKIDAETKK; this comes from the coding sequence ATGGAAATCGGGAAAGTAAATGTACGAATCTCGGCCCTCCCATTGGCCGTGTTCGTCTTTTTTTTGCTTGTGGTCATTGCAAGTGTCGTCATCACCGGAGACAATTCGATCCTTCTCTGGGCCGTCCCGTCCCTGGTCCTCCTGCTGATCATTCCTGCTGCCCTCAACTACATGAGCCAGAACCAGTACATCGACCTGGTCCCGGTCTATGAGCGTGAGGCAAAGAACTACTCAGTCAGGATGATCAACGAGAGTCTGCTCAACAAACCGGTCAGGATCAAGGGCGTCGTGGAACGTGCTTCATTCAAGTTCCTCAACAGACCCCAGTTCACCGTCGCCGACCGGACTGGGGCGATCTCAGCGAAGATGTTCACCTCTCCCCAGGAGGACATCAACAAGGACGATGTCGTCGAGGTGCTCGGCATGGTGATCCGCCGCTTTGTGGTGGCAGGAGAACCGGTGATCAACTGCGTCTCGATCAGAAAGATCGATGCAGAAACGAAGAAGTGA
- a CDS encoding formate/nitrite transporter family protein: MVFHPPVAIVAKAGDTGKYKVSLPAWNMILRGFMSGAYIAMGAGLATVCSTGLGATLGVGFAKFILGSVFPVGLIITILTGAELFTGDAMLAPMAAFIHKVSWASVINLWIWVYIGNLIGSVFYAFLMAYGPLTSWTAAGVGSATAFGVTAVNIAAGKVAYSGGMASLSLLLKAIGCNWLVNLAILLGICADDAIGKIVGIWFPIMAFVSSGFEHCVANMYFIPAGIMTAPYLSAEQIATIGIAKVQGLNWVTMWTNNIILVTIGNIIGGLLFVGVIYWVAFKKEIAALK, encoded by the coding sequence ATGGTGTTCCATCCTCCAGTAGCGATTGTCGCAAAGGCAGGCGACACGGGAAAATACAAAGTATCCCTGCCGGCCTGGAACATGATCCTGAGAGGGTTCATGTCAGGCGCCTACATTGCCATGGGTGCCGGGCTTGCAACGGTTTGTAGTACAGGTCTCGGAGCTACCCTTGGTGTGGGTTTCGCAAAGTTTATTCTGGGTTCCGTCTTCCCCGTCGGGCTTATCATCACCATCTTGACTGGTGCTGAACTCTTCACCGGAGACGCGATGCTTGCCCCGATGGCCGCGTTCATCCACAAGGTCTCATGGGCCAGCGTGATCAACCTGTGGATCTGGGTCTACATCGGCAACCTCATCGGCTCGGTCTTCTACGCATTCCTGATGGCATATGGCCCGCTGACCTCCTGGACGGCTGCAGGCGTAGGCTCTGCGACCGCGTTCGGTGTGACCGCAGTGAATATTGCCGCAGGAAAAGTCGCATATAGCGGCGGCATGGCGTCCCTGTCACTCCTGCTCAAGGCTATCGGCTGTAACTGGCTCGTCAACCTGGCAATCCTTCTCGGGATCTGCGCAGACGATGCCATCGGCAAGATCGTCGGGATCTGGTTCCCGATCATGGCTTTCGTCTCCTCCGGGTTTGAGCACTGTGTCGCAAACATGTACTTCATCCCGGCAGGCATCATGACTGCCCCGTACCTGTCTGCTGAACAGATTGCGACCATCGGGATCGCAAAGGTACAGGGTCTCAATTGGGTGACGATGTGGACCAACAACATCATCCTCGTCACCATCGGCAACATCATCGGTGGTCTGCTCTTCGTGGGTGTGATCTACTGGGTCGCCTTCAAGAAGGAGATCGCAGCACTCAAGTGA
- a CDS encoding chloride channel protein, whose protein sequence is MSDSATPFQRIFLIAVIVGVISGVGALLFFEALKIGTRFCMGTIVGFQIPEEGQTMAEIALWSAPQDPWLILPVICLGGLLSGLLVYTYAPEAEGHGTDAAVKAFHGEGRIRHRIPLLKALTAVITISTGGSAGREGPTAQMSAGFGSMVADYLGLSERERRIAIATGIGAGIGTIFKAPLGGAILAAEVLYTRDFEAEAIVPGFLASVIGYAIFGSVEGFEPVFFPVGVEWTVAQIPLFLFLGVVCAGAGLLYIRTFYGTKRVFATFFERHHLPKHIKPLSGAFLTGLLVVGLIYLSPETAVVGLAGLGTGYGFIQLALYSMLPLSVLLFIPLVKILTTSLTIGSGGSGGVFAPGLVIGAATGGAVGSAFHLLAPSYVPPELVPGCVVVGMIAFFGAISNAPIAVMIMVVEMTGNFSLFVPAMGAVAVAYVLTGEETIFVEQVRTKAQSRAHRGEYEVDILEGIRVRDVMIPRSSLIALAPGDTCRRVLDLVNSTEHTGYPVLEGDRIVGIITTRDVRAFLATGDLSRPVNEAMSAPVVTVPEDHTLEEALQRMMEHDIHHLPVVAEGTPGRLVGFITRTDLMLAHTRHLASGGRA, encoded by the coding sequence ATGTCAGATAGCGCCACCCCCTTTCAGCGGATCTTTCTGATTGCCGTGATTGTCGGGGTAATTTCTGGTGTAGGTGCCCTTCTCTTCTTCGAGGCCCTCAAGATCGGGACCAGGTTTTGTATGGGCACCATTGTCGGGTTTCAAATCCCTGAAGAAGGGCAAACCATGGCCGAGATCGCCCTCTGGTCTGCGCCCCAGGACCCCTGGCTGATCCTCCCGGTGATCTGTCTGGGTGGCCTTCTCTCCGGTCTTCTCGTCTATACCTATGCCCCTGAAGCCGAGGGACACGGGACCGATGCTGCGGTCAAGGCCTTTCATGGGGAAGGGCGGATCCGGCACCGTATCCCTCTTCTCAAGGCGCTCACCGCCGTCATCACCATCTCCACCGGCGGGAGTGCAGGACGTGAAGGGCCTACCGCCCAGATGTCGGCCGGGTTTGGTTCGATGGTCGCGGATTATCTTGGACTCTCAGAGCGTGAGCGGCGGATCGCCATTGCCACCGGTATCGGTGCCGGTATCGGTACGATCTTCAAGGCCCCTCTCGGCGGGGCGATCCTTGCTGCCGAAGTGCTGTACACCCGTGACTTCGAGGCCGAGGCGATCGTCCCCGGGTTCTTGGCGTCGGTCATCGGGTATGCGATCTTCGGGAGTGTCGAAGGCTTTGAACCGGTCTTTTTCCCGGTTGGCGTCGAGTGGACGGTCGCCCAGATCCCGCTCTTCCTCTTCCTCGGCGTGGTCTGTGCAGGGGCGGGGCTGCTGTACATCAGGACATTTTACGGGACAAAACGAGTCTTTGCCACATTTTTCGAGCGCCATCATCTCCCAAAACATATCAAACCCCTTTCAGGAGCCTTTCTCACCGGCCTGCTCGTCGTCGGCCTCATCTATCTCTCTCCTGAGACTGCAGTCGTCGGGCTTGCCGGACTTGGCACCGGGTATGGCTTCATCCAGCTTGCCCTGTACTCGATGCTCCCTCTCTCGGTCCTCCTCTTCATCCCCCTGGTCAAGATCCTCACCACCTCGCTGACCATCGGGTCAGGGGGGAGCGGCGGGGTTTTTGCACCTGGCCTGGTCATCGGTGCCGCTACCGGCGGTGCAGTCGGGTCGGCGTTTCATCTGCTGGCCCCCTCCTATGTACCTCCAGAACTGGTGCCCGGGTGTGTGGTGGTCGGGATGATCGCCTTCTTCGGCGCCATCTCCAATGCCCCCATCGCCGTGATGATCATGGTCGTGGAGATGACCGGCAACTTCTCGCTCTTTGTCCCGGCGATGGGTGCGGTGGCGGTCGCCTATGTCCTTACCGGCGAGGAGACGATCTTTGTCGAGCAGGTGCGCACCAAGGCACAGTCCCGTGCCCACCGCGGGGAGTACGAGGTGGACATCCTGGAAGGGATCAGGGTGAGAGACGTCATGATCCCGCGCTCTTCCCTCATCGCCCTTGCCCCCGGCGACACCTGCAGGCGGGTCCTCGACCTGGTCAACTCCACAGAGCACACCGGTTATCCGGTCCTTGAAGGGGACCGGATCGTCGGGATCATCACGACCAGGGACGTCAGGGCGTTCCTTGCTACCGGTGACCTTTCCCGTCCGGTCAATGAGGCGATGAGCGCACCGGTGGTGACAGTCCCTGAGGACCATACGCTGGAGGAGGCGTTGCAGCGTATGATGGAGCATGATATCCACCATCTCCCGGTGGTCGCGGAGGGGACTCCCGGCCGCCTGGTCGGGTTCATCACGAGGACTGACCTGATGCTGGCCCATACCCGACACCTTGCCTCTGGTGGGCGGGCCTGA